Proteins encoded by one window of Macaca mulatta isolate MMU2019108-1 chromosome 10, T2T-MMU8v2.0, whole genome shotgun sequence:
- the AIFM3 gene encoding apoptosis-inducing factor 3 isoform X11: MGGCFSKPKPVELKIEVVLPEKERGKEELSASGKGSPRAYQGNGTARHFHTEERLPTPHPYPSPQDCVEAAVCHVKDLENGQMREVELGWGKVLLVKDNGEFHALGHKCPHYGAPLVKGVLSRGRVRCPWHGACFNISTGDLEDFPGLDSLHKFQALQLQRRTKVMAKCISPSAGYSSSTNVLIVGAGAAGLVCAETLRQEGFSDRIVLCTLDRHLPYDRPKLSKSLDTQPEQLALRPKEFFRAYGIEVLTEAQVVTVDVRNKKVVFKDGFKLEYSKLLLAPGSSPRTLSCKGKEMENVFTIRTPEDANRVVRLARGRNVVIVGAGFLGMEVAAYLTEKAHSVSVVELEETPFRRFLGERVGRALMKMFENNRVKFYMQTEVSELRGQEGKLKEVVLKSSKVVRADVCVVGIGAVAATGFLRQSGIGLDSRGFIPVNKMMQTNVPGVFAAGDAVTFPLAWRNNRKVNIPHWQMAHAQGRVAAQNMLAQEAEMNTVPYLWTAMFGKSLRYAGYGEGFDDVIIQGDLEELKFVAFYTKGDEVIAVASMNYDPIVSKVAEVLASGRAIRKREVETGDMSWLTGKGS, encoded by the exons ATGGGTGGCTGTTTCTCCAAGCCCAAACCAG TGGAGCTCAAGATCGAGGTGGTGCTGCCTGAGAAAGAACGAGGCAAGGAGGAGCTGTCGGCCAGTGGGAAGGGCAGCCCCCGGGCCTACCAGGGCAATGGCACGGCCCGCCACTTCCACACGGAGGAGCGCCTGCCCACCCCTCACCCCTACCCCAGCCCTCAGGATTGTGTGGAGGCTGCTGTCTGCCACGTCAAGGATCTCGAGAATGGCCA GATGCGGGAAGTGGAGCTGGGCTGGGGGAAGGTGTTGCTGGTGAAGGACAATGGGGAGTTCCACGCCCTGGGCCATAAGTGTCCGCACTACGGCGCACCCCTGGTGAAAG GCGTTCTGTCCCGTGGTCGCGTGCGCTGCCCCTGGCACGGCGCCTGCTTCAACATCAGCACTGGGGACCTGGAGGACTTCCCCGGCCTGGATAGTCTGCACAAGTTCCAG GCCCTACAGCTGCAGCGAAGGACCAAGGTGATGGCCAAGTGtatctccccaagtgctgggtaCAGCAGTAGCACCAATGTGCTCATTGTGGGCGCAG GTGCAGCTGGCCTGGTGTGTGCAGAGACACTGCGGCAGGAGGGCTTCTCCGACCGGATCGTTCTGTGCACGCTAGACCGGCACCTTCCCTATGACCGTCCCAAGCTCAGCAAG TCCCTGGACACACAGCCTGAGCAGCTGGCCCTGAGGCCCAAGGAGTTTTTCCGAGCCTATGGCATCGAGGTGCTCACCGAGGCTCAG GTGGTCACAGTGGATGTGAGAAACAAGAAGGTCGTGTTCAAGGATGGCTTCAAGCTGGAGTACAGCAAGCTGCTGCTGGCGCCAGGGAGCAG CCCCAGGACTCTGAGCTgcaaaggcaaagaaatggaGAACGTGTTCACCATCCGGACGCCAGAGGATGCCAATCGCGTGGTGAGGCTGGCCCGAGGCCGCAATGTGGTCATCGTGGGAGCCGGCTTCCTGG GGATGGAGGTGGCCGCTTACCTGACGGAGAAGGCCCACTCCGTGTCTGTGGTGGAGCTGGAGGAGACGCCCTTCAGGAGGTTCTTGGGGGAGCGCGTGGGTCGTGCCCTCATGAAG ATGTTTGAGAACAACCGGGTGAAGTTCTACATGCAGACTGAGGTGTCAGAGCTGCGGGGCCAGGAGGGAAAG CTGAAGGAGGTTGTGCTGAAGAGCAGCAAGGTCGTGCGGGCTGACGTCTGCGTGGTTGGCATTG GTGCAGTGGCCGCCACAGGCTTCCTGAGGCAGAGCGGCATCGGTCTGGATTCCCGAGGCTTCATCCCTGTCAACAAG ATGATGCAGACCAATGTCCCAGGCGTGTTCGCAGCTGGTGATGCCGTCACCTTCCCCCTTGCCTGGAGGAACAACCGGAAAGTGAACATTCCACATTGGCAGATGGCTCATGCTCAGG GGCGCGTGGCAGCCCAGAACATGTTGGCGCAGGAAGCGGAGATGAACACCGTGCCCTACCTCTGGACCGCCATGTTTGGCAAGAGCCTGCGCTACGCGG GCTACGGAGAAGGCTTCGACGACGTCATCATCCAGGGGGATCTGGAGGAGCTGAAGTTTGTGGCTTTTTACACTAA AGGCGACGAGGTGATCGCCGTGGCCAGCATGAACTACGATCCCATTGTGTCCAAGGTCGCTGAGGTTCTGGCCTCAGGCCGTGCCATCCGGAAGCGGGAGGtgga GACTGGCGACATGTCTTGGCTTACAGGGAAAGGATCCTGA
- the AIFM3 gene encoding apoptosis-inducing factor 3 isoform X12, whose protein sequence is MGGCFSKPKPVELKIEVVLPEKERGKEELSASGKGSPRAYQGNGTARHFHTEERLPTPHPYPSPQDCVEAAVCHVKDLENGQMREVELGWGKVLLVKDNGEFHALGHKCPHYGAPLVKGVLSRGRVRCPWHGACFNISTGDLEDFPGLDSLHKFQVKIEKEKVYVRASKQALQLQRRTKVMAKCISPSAGYSSSTNVLIVGAETLRQEGFSDRIVLCTLDRHLPYDRPKLSKSLDTQPEQLALRPKEFFRAYGIEVLTEAQVVTVDVRNKKVVFKDGFKLEYSKLLLAPGSSPRTLSCKGKEMENVFTIRTPEDANRVVRLARGRNVVIVGAGFLGMEVAAYLTEKAHSVSVVELEETPFRRFLGERVGRALMKMFENNRVKFYMQTEVSELRGQEGKLKEVVLKSSKVVRADVCVVGIGAVAATGFLRQSGIGLDSRGFIPVNKMMQTNVPGVFAAGDAVTFPLAWRNNRKVNIPHWQMAHAQGRVAAQNMLAQEAEMNTVPYLWTAMFGKSLRYAGYGEGFDDVIIQGDLEELKFVAFYTKGDEVIAVASMNYDPIVSKVAEVLASGRAIRKREVE, encoded by the exons ATGGGTGGCTGTTTCTCCAAGCCCAAACCAG TGGAGCTCAAGATCGAGGTGGTGCTGCCTGAGAAAGAACGAGGCAAGGAGGAGCTGTCGGCCAGTGGGAAGGGCAGCCCCCGGGCCTACCAGGGCAATGGCACGGCCCGCCACTTCCACACGGAGGAGCGCCTGCCCACCCCTCACCCCTACCCCAGCCCTCAGGATTGTGTGGAGGCTGCTGTCTGCCACGTCAAGGATCTCGAGAATGGCCA GATGCGGGAAGTGGAGCTGGGCTGGGGGAAGGTGTTGCTGGTGAAGGACAATGGGGAGTTCCACGCCCTGGGCCATAAGTGTCCGCACTACGGCGCACCCCTGGTGAAAG GCGTTCTGTCCCGTGGTCGCGTGCGCTGCCCCTGGCACGGCGCCTGCTTCAACATCAGCACTGGGGACCTGGAGGACTTCCCCGGCCTGGATAGTCTGCACAAGTTCCAG GTGAAGATTGAGAAGGAGAAGGTGTACGTCCGGGCCAGCAAGCAG GCCCTACAGCTGCAGCGAAGGACCAAGGTGATGGCCAAGTGtatctccccaagtgctgggtaCAGCAGTAGCACCAATGTGCTCATTGTGGGCGCAG AGACACTGCGGCAGGAGGGCTTCTCCGACCGGATCGTTCTGTGCACGCTAGACCGGCACCTTCCCTATGACCGTCCCAAGCTCAGCAAG TCCCTGGACACACAGCCTGAGCAGCTGGCCCTGAGGCCCAAGGAGTTTTTCCGAGCCTATGGCATCGAGGTGCTCACCGAGGCTCAG GTGGTCACAGTGGATGTGAGAAACAAGAAGGTCGTGTTCAAGGATGGCTTCAAGCTGGAGTACAGCAAGCTGCTGCTGGCGCCAGGGAGCAG CCCCAGGACTCTGAGCTgcaaaggcaaagaaatggaGAACGTGTTCACCATCCGGACGCCAGAGGATGCCAATCGCGTGGTGAGGCTGGCCCGAGGCCGCAATGTGGTCATCGTGGGAGCCGGCTTCCTGG GGATGGAGGTGGCCGCTTACCTGACGGAGAAGGCCCACTCCGTGTCTGTGGTGGAGCTGGAGGAGACGCCCTTCAGGAGGTTCTTGGGGGAGCGCGTGGGTCGTGCCCTCATGAAG ATGTTTGAGAACAACCGGGTGAAGTTCTACATGCAGACTGAGGTGTCAGAGCTGCGGGGCCAGGAGGGAAAG CTGAAGGAGGTTGTGCTGAAGAGCAGCAAGGTCGTGCGGGCTGACGTCTGCGTGGTTGGCATTG GTGCAGTGGCCGCCACAGGCTTCCTGAGGCAGAGCGGCATCGGTCTGGATTCCCGAGGCTTCATCCCTGTCAACAAG ATGATGCAGACCAATGTCCCAGGCGTGTTCGCAGCTGGTGATGCCGTCACCTTCCCCCTTGCCTGGAGGAACAACCGGAAAGTGAACATTCCACATTGGCAGATGGCTCATGCTCAGG GGCGCGTGGCAGCCCAGAACATGTTGGCGCAGGAAGCGGAGATGAACACCGTGCCCTACCTCTGGACCGCCATGTTTGGCAAGAGCCTGCGCTACGCGG GCTACGGAGAAGGCTTCGACGACGTCATCATCCAGGGGGATCTGGAGGAGCTGAAGTTTGTGGCTTTTTACACTAA AGGCGACGAGGTGATCGCCGTGGCCAGCATGAACTACGATCCCATTGTGTCCAAGGTCGCTGAGGTTCTGGCCTCAGGCCGTGCCATCCGGAAGCGGGAGGtggagtga
- the AIFM3 gene encoding apoptosis-inducing factor 3 isoform X14 encodes MGGCFSKPKPVELKIEVVLPEKERGKEELSASGKGSPRAYQGNGTARHFHTEERLPTPHPYPSPQDCVEAAVCHVKDLENGQMREVELGWGKVLLVKDNGEFHALGHKCPHYGAPLVKGVLSRGRVRCPWHGACFNISTGDLEDFPGLDSLHKFQALQLQRRTKVMAKCISPSAGYSSSTNVLIVGAGAAGLVCAETLRQEGFSDRIVLCTLDRHLPYDRPKLSKSLDTQPEQLALRPKEFFRAYGIEVLTEAQVVTVDVRNKKVVFKDGFKLEYSKLLLAPGSSPRTLSCKGKEMENVFTIRTPEDANRVVRLARGRNVVIVGAGFLGMEVAAYLTEKAHSVSVVELEETPFRRFLGERVGRALMKMFENNRVKFYMQTEVSELRGQEGKLKEVVLKSSKVVRADVCVVGIGAVAATGFLRQSGIGLDSRGFIPVNKMMQTNVPGVFAAGDAVTFPLAWRNNRKVNIPHWQMAHAQGRVAAQNMLAQEAEMNTVPYLWTAMFGKSLRYAGYGEGFDDVIIQGDLEELKFVAFYTKGDEVIAVASMNYDPIVSKVAEVLASGRAIRKREVE; translated from the exons ATGGGTGGCTGTTTCTCCAAGCCCAAACCAG TGGAGCTCAAGATCGAGGTGGTGCTGCCTGAGAAAGAACGAGGCAAGGAGGAGCTGTCGGCCAGTGGGAAGGGCAGCCCCCGGGCCTACCAGGGCAATGGCACGGCCCGCCACTTCCACACGGAGGAGCGCCTGCCCACCCCTCACCCCTACCCCAGCCCTCAGGATTGTGTGGAGGCTGCTGTCTGCCACGTCAAGGATCTCGAGAATGGCCA GATGCGGGAAGTGGAGCTGGGCTGGGGGAAGGTGTTGCTGGTGAAGGACAATGGGGAGTTCCACGCCCTGGGCCATAAGTGTCCGCACTACGGCGCACCCCTGGTGAAAG GCGTTCTGTCCCGTGGTCGCGTGCGCTGCCCCTGGCACGGCGCCTGCTTCAACATCAGCACTGGGGACCTGGAGGACTTCCCCGGCCTGGATAGTCTGCACAAGTTCCAG GCCCTACAGCTGCAGCGAAGGACCAAGGTGATGGCCAAGTGtatctccccaagtgctgggtaCAGCAGTAGCACCAATGTGCTCATTGTGGGCGCAG GTGCAGCTGGCCTGGTGTGTGCAGAGACACTGCGGCAGGAGGGCTTCTCCGACCGGATCGTTCTGTGCACGCTAGACCGGCACCTTCCCTATGACCGTCCCAAGCTCAGCAAG TCCCTGGACACACAGCCTGAGCAGCTGGCCCTGAGGCCCAAGGAGTTTTTCCGAGCCTATGGCATCGAGGTGCTCACCGAGGCTCAG GTGGTCACAGTGGATGTGAGAAACAAGAAGGTCGTGTTCAAGGATGGCTTCAAGCTGGAGTACAGCAAGCTGCTGCTGGCGCCAGGGAGCAG CCCCAGGACTCTGAGCTgcaaaggcaaagaaatggaGAACGTGTTCACCATCCGGACGCCAGAGGATGCCAATCGCGTGGTGAGGCTGGCCCGAGGCCGCAATGTGGTCATCGTGGGAGCCGGCTTCCTGG GGATGGAGGTGGCCGCTTACCTGACGGAGAAGGCCCACTCCGTGTCTGTGGTGGAGCTGGAGGAGACGCCCTTCAGGAGGTTCTTGGGGGAGCGCGTGGGTCGTGCCCTCATGAAG ATGTTTGAGAACAACCGGGTGAAGTTCTACATGCAGACTGAGGTGTCAGAGCTGCGGGGCCAGGAGGGAAAG CTGAAGGAGGTTGTGCTGAAGAGCAGCAAGGTCGTGCGGGCTGACGTCTGCGTGGTTGGCATTG GTGCAGTGGCCGCCACAGGCTTCCTGAGGCAGAGCGGCATCGGTCTGGATTCCCGAGGCTTCATCCCTGTCAACAAG ATGATGCAGACCAATGTCCCAGGCGTGTTCGCAGCTGGTGATGCCGTCACCTTCCCCCTTGCCTGGAGGAACAACCGGAAAGTGAACATTCCACATTGGCAGATGGCTCATGCTCAGG GGCGCGTGGCAGCCCAGAACATGTTGGCGCAGGAAGCGGAGATGAACACCGTGCCCTACCTCTGGACCGCCATGTTTGGCAAGAGCCTGCGCTACGCGG GCTACGGAGAAGGCTTCGACGACGTCATCATCCAGGGGGATCTGGAGGAGCTGAAGTTTGTGGCTTTTTACACTAA AGGCGACGAGGTGATCGCCGTGGCCAGCATGAACTACGATCCCATTGTGTCCAAGGTCGCTGAGGTTCTGGCCTCAGGCCGTGCCATCCGGAAGCGGGAGGtggagtga
- the AIFM3 gene encoding apoptosis-inducing factor 3 isoform X2, with amino-acid sequence MGGCFSKPKPVELKIEVVLPEKERGKEELSASGKGSPRAYQGNGTARHFHTEERLPTPHPYPSPQDCVEAAVCHVKDLENGQMREVELGWGKVLLVKDNGEFHALGHKCPHYGAPLVKGVLSRGRVRCPWHGACFNISTGDLEDFPGLDSLHKFQVKIEKEKVYVRASKQALQLQRRTKVMAKCISPSAGYSSSTNVLIVGAGAAGLVCAETLRQEGFSDRIVLCTLDRHLPYDRPKLSKSLDTQPEQLALRPKEFFRAYGIEVLTEAQVVTVDVRNKKVVFKDGFKLEYSKLLLAPGSSPRTLSCKGKEMENVFTIRTPEDANRVVRLARGRNVVIVGAGFLGMEVAAYLTEKAHSVSVVELEETPFRRFLGERVGRALMKMFENNRVKFYMQTEVSELRGQEGKLKEVVLKSSKVVRADVCVVGIGAVAATGFLRQSGIGLDSRGFIPVNKMMQTNVPGVFAAGDAVTFPLAWRNNRKVNIPHWQMAHAQGRVAAQNMLAQEAEMNTVPYLWTAMFGKSLRYAGYGEGFDDVIIQGDLEELKFVAFYTKGDEVIAVASMNYDPIVSKVAEVLASGRAIRKREVELFVLHSKTGDMSWLTGKGS; translated from the exons ATGGGTGGCTGTTTCTCCAAGCCCAAACCAG TGGAGCTCAAGATCGAGGTGGTGCTGCCTGAGAAAGAACGAGGCAAGGAGGAGCTGTCGGCCAGTGGGAAGGGCAGCCCCCGGGCCTACCAGGGCAATGGCACGGCCCGCCACTTCCACACGGAGGAGCGCCTGCCCACCCCTCACCCCTACCCCAGCCCTCAGGATTGTGTGGAGGCTGCTGTCTGCCACGTCAAGGATCTCGAGAATGGCCA GATGCGGGAAGTGGAGCTGGGCTGGGGGAAGGTGTTGCTGGTGAAGGACAATGGGGAGTTCCACGCCCTGGGCCATAAGTGTCCGCACTACGGCGCACCCCTGGTGAAAG GCGTTCTGTCCCGTGGTCGCGTGCGCTGCCCCTGGCACGGCGCCTGCTTCAACATCAGCACTGGGGACCTGGAGGACTTCCCCGGCCTGGATAGTCTGCACAAGTTCCAG GTGAAGATTGAGAAGGAGAAGGTGTACGTCCGGGCCAGCAAGCAG GCCCTACAGCTGCAGCGAAGGACCAAGGTGATGGCCAAGTGtatctccccaagtgctgggtaCAGCAGTAGCACCAATGTGCTCATTGTGGGCGCAG GTGCAGCTGGCCTGGTGTGTGCAGAGACACTGCGGCAGGAGGGCTTCTCCGACCGGATCGTTCTGTGCACGCTAGACCGGCACCTTCCCTATGACCGTCCCAAGCTCAGCAAG TCCCTGGACACACAGCCTGAGCAGCTGGCCCTGAGGCCCAAGGAGTTTTTCCGAGCCTATGGCATCGAGGTGCTCACCGAGGCTCAG GTGGTCACAGTGGATGTGAGAAACAAGAAGGTCGTGTTCAAGGATGGCTTCAAGCTGGAGTACAGCAAGCTGCTGCTGGCGCCAGGGAGCAG CCCCAGGACTCTGAGCTgcaaaggcaaagaaatggaGAACGTGTTCACCATCCGGACGCCAGAGGATGCCAATCGCGTGGTGAGGCTGGCCCGAGGCCGCAATGTGGTCATCGTGGGAGCCGGCTTCCTGG GGATGGAGGTGGCCGCTTACCTGACGGAGAAGGCCCACTCCGTGTCTGTGGTGGAGCTGGAGGAGACGCCCTTCAGGAGGTTCTTGGGGGAGCGCGTGGGTCGTGCCCTCATGAAG ATGTTTGAGAACAACCGGGTGAAGTTCTACATGCAGACTGAGGTGTCAGAGCTGCGGGGCCAGGAGGGAAAG CTGAAGGAGGTTGTGCTGAAGAGCAGCAAGGTCGTGCGGGCTGACGTCTGCGTGGTTGGCATTG GTGCAGTGGCCGCCACAGGCTTCCTGAGGCAGAGCGGCATCGGTCTGGATTCCCGAGGCTTCATCCCTGTCAACAAG ATGATGCAGACCAATGTCCCAGGCGTGTTCGCAGCTGGTGATGCCGTCACCTTCCCCCTTGCCTGGAGGAACAACCGGAAAGTGAACATTCCACATTGGCAGATGGCTCATGCTCAGG GGCGCGTGGCAGCCCAGAACATGTTGGCGCAGGAAGCGGAGATGAACACCGTGCCCTACCTCTGGACCGCCATGTTTGGCAAGAGCCTGCGCTACGCGG GCTACGGAGAAGGCTTCGACGACGTCATCATCCAGGGGGATCTGGAGGAGCTGAAGTTTGTGGCTTTTTACACTAA AGGCGACGAGGTGATCGCCGTGGCCAGCATGAACTACGATCCCATTGTGTCCAAGGTCGCTGAGGTTCTGGCCTCAGGCCGTGCCATCCGGAAGCGGGAGGtgga GCTGTTTGTGCTGCACAGCAA GACTGGCGACATGTCTTGGCTTACAGGGAAAGGATCCTGA
- the AIFM3 gene encoding apoptosis-inducing factor 3 isoform X9, with protein MGGCFSKPKPVELKIEVVLPEKERGKEELSASGKGSPRAYQGNGTARHFHTEERLPTPHPYPSPQDCVEAAVCHVKDLENGQMREVELGWGKVLLVKDNGEFHALGHKCPHYGAPLVKGVLSRGRVRCPWHGACFNISTGDLEDFPGLDSLHKFQVKIEKEKVYVRASKQALQLQRRTKVMAKCISPSAGYSSSTNVLIVGAGAAGLVCAETLRQEGFSDRIVLCTLDRHLPYDRPKLSKSLDTQPEQLALRPKEFFRAYGIEVLTEAQVVTVDVRNKKVVFKDGFKLEYSKLLLAPGSSPRTLSCKGKEMENVFTIRTPEDANRVVRLARGRNVVIVGAGFLGMEVAAYLTEKAHSVSVVELEETPFRRFLGERVGRALMKMFENNRVKFYMQTEVSELRGQEGKLKEVVLKSSKVVRADVCVVGIVAATGFLRQSGIGLDSRGFIPVNKMMQTNVPGVFAAGDAVTFPLAWRNNRKVNIPHWQMAHAQGRVAAQNMLAQEAEMNTVPYLWTAMFGKSLRYAGYGEGFDDVIIQGDLEELKFVAFYTKGDEVIAVASMNYDPIVSKVAEVLASGRAIRKREVE; from the exons ATGGGTGGCTGTTTCTCCAAGCCCAAACCAG TGGAGCTCAAGATCGAGGTGGTGCTGCCTGAGAAAGAACGAGGCAAGGAGGAGCTGTCGGCCAGTGGGAAGGGCAGCCCCCGGGCCTACCAGGGCAATGGCACGGCCCGCCACTTCCACACGGAGGAGCGCCTGCCCACCCCTCACCCCTACCCCAGCCCTCAGGATTGTGTGGAGGCTGCTGTCTGCCACGTCAAGGATCTCGAGAATGGCCA GATGCGGGAAGTGGAGCTGGGCTGGGGGAAGGTGTTGCTGGTGAAGGACAATGGGGAGTTCCACGCCCTGGGCCATAAGTGTCCGCACTACGGCGCACCCCTGGTGAAAG GCGTTCTGTCCCGTGGTCGCGTGCGCTGCCCCTGGCACGGCGCCTGCTTCAACATCAGCACTGGGGACCTGGAGGACTTCCCCGGCCTGGATAGTCTGCACAAGTTCCAG GTGAAGATTGAGAAGGAGAAGGTGTACGTCCGGGCCAGCAAGCAG GCCCTACAGCTGCAGCGAAGGACCAAGGTGATGGCCAAGTGtatctccccaagtgctgggtaCAGCAGTAGCACCAATGTGCTCATTGTGGGCGCAG GTGCAGCTGGCCTGGTGTGTGCAGAGACACTGCGGCAGGAGGGCTTCTCCGACCGGATCGTTCTGTGCACGCTAGACCGGCACCTTCCCTATGACCGTCCCAAGCTCAGCAAG TCCCTGGACACACAGCCTGAGCAGCTGGCCCTGAGGCCCAAGGAGTTTTTCCGAGCCTATGGCATCGAGGTGCTCACCGAGGCTCAG GTGGTCACAGTGGATGTGAGAAACAAGAAGGTCGTGTTCAAGGATGGCTTCAAGCTGGAGTACAGCAAGCTGCTGCTGGCGCCAGGGAGCAG CCCCAGGACTCTGAGCTgcaaaggcaaagaaatggaGAACGTGTTCACCATCCGGACGCCAGAGGATGCCAATCGCGTGGTGAGGCTGGCCCGAGGCCGCAATGTGGTCATCGTGGGAGCCGGCTTCCTGG GGATGGAGGTGGCCGCTTACCTGACGGAGAAGGCCCACTCCGTGTCTGTGGTGGAGCTGGAGGAGACGCCCTTCAGGAGGTTCTTGGGGGAGCGCGTGGGTCGTGCCCTCATGAAG ATGTTTGAGAACAACCGGGTGAAGTTCTACATGCAGACTGAGGTGTCAGAGCTGCGGGGCCAGGAGGGAAAG CTGAAGGAGGTTGTGCTGAAGAGCAGCAAGGTCGTGCGGGCTGACGTCTGCGTGGTTGGCATTG TGGCCGCCACAGGCTTCCTGAGGCAGAGCGGCATCGGTCTGGATTCCCGAGGCTTCATCCCTGTCAACAAG ATGATGCAGACCAATGTCCCAGGCGTGTTCGCAGCTGGTGATGCCGTCACCTTCCCCCTTGCCTGGAGGAACAACCGGAAAGTGAACATTCCACATTGGCAGATGGCTCATGCTCAGG GGCGCGTGGCAGCCCAGAACATGTTGGCGCAGGAAGCGGAGATGAACACCGTGCCCTACCTCTGGACCGCCATGTTTGGCAAGAGCCTGCGCTACGCGG GCTACGGAGAAGGCTTCGACGACGTCATCATCCAGGGGGATCTGGAGGAGCTGAAGTTTGTGGCTTTTTACACTAA AGGCGACGAGGTGATCGCCGTGGCCAGCATGAACTACGATCCCATTGTGTCCAAGGTCGCTGAGGTTCTGGCCTCAGGCCGTGCCATCCGGAAGCGGGAGGtggagtga
- the AIFM3 gene encoding apoptosis-inducing factor 3 isoform X4 — protein sequence MGGCFSKPKPVELKIEVVLPEKERGKEELSASGKGSPRAYQGNGTARHFHTEERLPTPHPYPSPQDCVEAAVCHVKDLENGQMREVELGWGKVLLVKDNGEFHALGHKCPHYGAPLVKGVLSRGRVRCPWHGACFNISTGDLEDFPGLDSLHKFQVKIEKEKVYVRASKQALQLQRRTKVMAKCISPSAGYSSSTNVLIVGAGAAGLVCAETLRQEGFSDRIVLCTLDRHLPYDRPKLSKSLDTQPEQLALRPKEFFRAYGIEVLTEAQVVTVDVRNKKVVFKDGFKLEYSKLLLAPGSSPRTLSCKGKEMENVFTIRTPEDANRVVRLARGRNVVIVGAGFLGMEVAAYLTEKAHSVSVVELEETPFRRFLGERVGRALMKMFENNRVKFYMQTEVSELRGQEGKLKEVVLKSSKVVRADVCVVGIGAVAATGFLRQSGIGLDSRGFIPVNKMMQTNVPGVFAAGDAVTFPLAWRNNRKVNIPHWQMAHAQGRVAAQNMLAQEAEMNTVPYLWTAMFGKSLRYAGYGEGFDDVIIQGDLEELKFVAFYTKGDEVIAVASMNYDPIVSKVAEVLASGRAIRKREVETGDMSWLTGKGS from the exons ATGGGTGGCTGTTTCTCCAAGCCCAAACCAG TGGAGCTCAAGATCGAGGTGGTGCTGCCTGAGAAAGAACGAGGCAAGGAGGAGCTGTCGGCCAGTGGGAAGGGCAGCCCCCGGGCCTACCAGGGCAATGGCACGGCCCGCCACTTCCACACGGAGGAGCGCCTGCCCACCCCTCACCCCTACCCCAGCCCTCAGGATTGTGTGGAGGCTGCTGTCTGCCACGTCAAGGATCTCGAGAATGGCCA GATGCGGGAAGTGGAGCTGGGCTGGGGGAAGGTGTTGCTGGTGAAGGACAATGGGGAGTTCCACGCCCTGGGCCATAAGTGTCCGCACTACGGCGCACCCCTGGTGAAAG GCGTTCTGTCCCGTGGTCGCGTGCGCTGCCCCTGGCACGGCGCCTGCTTCAACATCAGCACTGGGGACCTGGAGGACTTCCCCGGCCTGGATAGTCTGCACAAGTTCCAG GTGAAGATTGAGAAGGAGAAGGTGTACGTCCGGGCCAGCAAGCAG GCCCTACAGCTGCAGCGAAGGACCAAGGTGATGGCCAAGTGtatctccccaagtgctgggtaCAGCAGTAGCACCAATGTGCTCATTGTGGGCGCAG GTGCAGCTGGCCTGGTGTGTGCAGAGACACTGCGGCAGGAGGGCTTCTCCGACCGGATCGTTCTGTGCACGCTAGACCGGCACCTTCCCTATGACCGTCCCAAGCTCAGCAAG TCCCTGGACACACAGCCTGAGCAGCTGGCCCTGAGGCCCAAGGAGTTTTTCCGAGCCTATGGCATCGAGGTGCTCACCGAGGCTCAG GTGGTCACAGTGGATGTGAGAAACAAGAAGGTCGTGTTCAAGGATGGCTTCAAGCTGGAGTACAGCAAGCTGCTGCTGGCGCCAGGGAGCAG CCCCAGGACTCTGAGCTgcaaaggcaaagaaatggaGAACGTGTTCACCATCCGGACGCCAGAGGATGCCAATCGCGTGGTGAGGCTGGCCCGAGGCCGCAATGTGGTCATCGTGGGAGCCGGCTTCCTGG GGATGGAGGTGGCCGCTTACCTGACGGAGAAGGCCCACTCCGTGTCTGTGGTGGAGCTGGAGGAGACGCCCTTCAGGAGGTTCTTGGGGGAGCGCGTGGGTCGTGCCCTCATGAAG ATGTTTGAGAACAACCGGGTGAAGTTCTACATGCAGACTGAGGTGTCAGAGCTGCGGGGCCAGGAGGGAAAG CTGAAGGAGGTTGTGCTGAAGAGCAGCAAGGTCGTGCGGGCTGACGTCTGCGTGGTTGGCATTG GTGCAGTGGCCGCCACAGGCTTCCTGAGGCAGAGCGGCATCGGTCTGGATTCCCGAGGCTTCATCCCTGTCAACAAG ATGATGCAGACCAATGTCCCAGGCGTGTTCGCAGCTGGTGATGCCGTCACCTTCCCCCTTGCCTGGAGGAACAACCGGAAAGTGAACATTCCACATTGGCAGATGGCTCATGCTCAGG GGCGCGTGGCAGCCCAGAACATGTTGGCGCAGGAAGCGGAGATGAACACCGTGCCCTACCTCTGGACCGCCATGTTTGGCAAGAGCCTGCGCTACGCGG GCTACGGAGAAGGCTTCGACGACGTCATCATCCAGGGGGATCTGGAGGAGCTGAAGTTTGTGGCTTTTTACACTAA AGGCGACGAGGTGATCGCCGTGGCCAGCATGAACTACGATCCCATTGTGTCCAAGGTCGCTGAGGTTCTGGCCTCAGGCCGTGCCATCCGGAAGCGGGAGGtgga GACTGGCGACATGTCTTGGCTTACAGGGAAAGGATCCTGA